One window of the Cardiocondyla obscurior isolate alpha-2009 linkage group LG05, Cobs3.1, whole genome shotgun sequence genome contains the following:
- the LOC139102799 gene encoding homeobox protein prospero isoform X2: MMSSEEETECFALYGATTESKQQQLLKKQKRTRQRVDAGEPRNSYSSIPNFSSRPSFLGGGLYGSIFSGSGPPSHQQQPSQQQSQQHHQSQSQQPQQQQLQQQAGATGSQSHLGTATTGPTTQQHSAHAAFGFFGAPGFGPAKMLNELLGRQVKQASDAGGSPPEGGHGMTGAGMDPASNLQPGAVVNCDDPATADLTQHMLRDMLLQGRKLSALGVQEQPNNNNSIHSNNNNNTTAELLKSQHQQSPTQHQQQNSDSARSGTVQSGGEESGDGNNVVNSANHSDRDTVMPGDAEDSAEDAASAARAMEEAFAEAGMEPGANLDGSDCEQSLPPSPTAPRSGSVSVKEEIQESLNIKRSPSHSPCPIVPKTETSSPTTEIKRARVENIVSTMRSSPALQPATVNGCKKRKLYQPQQQTVHHVLQHSVNDTMMDDEDESEEEEDPAAIRQKREEKDNLKIQLKMLHEQLAEMQQKYMELSSRMEPDTSESGDAPPSPQHQPQPPPRPPRPHPPPYNGLPALPPDHPHAAAAAMYHMGHKLYFEQQHAALERMKQHQEAAVRQQHQQQQQQQQQQQQQQQQQQQQQQQHQRQSSPPPPSQPQQQRENNTGPSTPQTPQMQSANTPIQHKDFQERLNVFRGAAAAASSSGPHITGADLEGLADILKTEITSSLTNLIDSIVARFVQQRRFLGKQTEAAQAAAEQLNKDLLLASQMLERKSPRTKVVDRGAPQPPGGPNGPRGPLNGGPPPPQPTGFSQIGSIGGVPHGPHAGPTENNLNQMNQLPSHGRPSVGMFQTPKPPTIYAMASMQAQQQQQHQQQHQQQREQQQREQQQRDQYCNMRGDERENRDSEQNEALSLVMTPKKKRHKVTDTRITPRTVSRILAQEGNGSQGGSDSPPPPPPPRPYHAPPPMLPVSLPTSVAIPNPSLHESQVFSPYSPFFNPHASHPGQVPPPGPHHLPASPPGGGVELRDSPPLPHPPAMLHPALLAAAQHGSPDYGHLRMDSNDRASDCNSGDISYDGIQPTSSTLTPMHLRKAKLMFFWVRYPSSAVLKMYFPDIKFNKNNTAQLVKWFSNFREFYYIQMEKYARQAVSEGVKNAEDLRVGGDSEIYRVLNLHYNRNNHIEVWGPQVPSNFRYVVEQTLKEFFKAIQGGKDSEQSWKKSIYKVISRLDDPVPEYFKSPNFLEQLE, translated from the exons ATGATGTCATCGGAGGAGGAGACCGAGTGTTTCGCCCTCTACGGAGCAACCACGGAAAGCAAGCAACAGCAACTCTTGAAGAAGCAGAAGCGCACCAGACAGCGCGTGGACGCCGGCGAGCCGCGCAACAGCTACTCGAGTATACCGAACTTtagctcccggccatccttcCTTGGTGGTGGTCTATACGGCTCGATCTTCAGTGGCAGTGGACCACCGTCGCACCAACAACAGCCGTCACAGCAACAATCGCAACAACATCATCAGTCGCAATCGCAACAGCCGCAACAGCAACAGCTCCAACAACAGGCTGGAGCGACTGGCAGTCAAAGTCATCTAGGTACAGCTACGACGGGTCCGACAACCCAGCAGCATTCCGCCCACGCGGCCTTCGGCTTCTTCGGGGCTCCGGGCTTCGGCCCCGCCAAGATGCTGAACGAACTATTAGGAAGGCAGGTCAAACAGGCCAGTGACGCTGGCGGATCCCCGCCAGAGGGCGGCCACGGGATGACCGGTGCCGGCATGGATCCCGCCTCGAATTTGCAACCGGGCGCCGTGGTTAATTGTGATGATCCCGCCACGGCCGATCTCACGCAGCACATGTTACGCGACATGCTTCTGCAGGGCCGCAAACTCTCCGCTCTCGGCGTGCAGGAGCAGCCGAATAATAACAACAGTATACAcagtaataacaataataatactaCCGCGGAATTACTTAAATCACAGCATCAGCAAAGTCCTACCCAGCATCAACAGCAAAATAGTGATAGTGCGCGCAGTGGAACAGTGCAGAGTGGCGGAGAGGAGAGTGGTGATGGTAATAACGTTGTGAATAGCGCGAATCACAGTGATCGTGATACCGTGATGCCGGGCGATGCTGAGGACAGCGCGGAAGACGCCGCGTCCGCGGCACGCGCGATGGAGGAGGCCTTTGCCGAGGCCGGCATGGAACCGGGGGCGAACTTGGACGGATCGGATTGTGAGCAAAGCCTACCTCCTAGCCCAACGGCACCAAGATCGGGCTCGGTTTCCGTTAAAGAGGAAATTCAAGAGTCGCTGAATATCAAACGTAGCCCCAGTCATTCTCCTTGTCCGATCGTGCCAAAGACCGAAACGAGTTCTCCAACGACTGAGATTAAACGCGCCCGCGTGGAGAATATCGTTAGCACGATGCGCAGCAGCCCGGCGCTTCAGCCTGCAACGGTGAACGGTTGCAAAAAACGCAAGCTCTATCAACCTCAGCAACAGACGGTGCATCACGTTCTTCAGCATAGTGTCAACGATACTATGATGGACGACGAAGACGAGagcgaagaagaggaggatcCGGCGGCGATCAGGCAGAAACGGGAggagaaagataatttaaagatacaattaaaaatgttacacgAACAATTGGCGGAAATGCAACAGAAGTACATGGAGCTCTCCAGTAGAATGGAGCCGGATACAAGTGAGAGCGGCGACGCGCCACCCAGTCCTCAACATCAACCGCAACCACCGCCAAGACCGCCACGACCTCATCCACCGCCGTACAATGGTCTCCCGGCCCTCCCACCTGATCATCCTCACGCAGCGGCTGCCGCTATGTATCACATGGGGCATAAACTTTATTTTGAGCAACAACATGCTGCTCTGGAAAGAATGAAACAACATCAAGAAGCGGCAGTGCGGCAACAGCatcaacagcagcagcagcagcagcagcagcagcaacagcagcagcagcagcaacagcagcagcagcagcagcatcaACGACAAAGTTCGCCACCGCCACCGAGTCAACCTCAGCAACAGAGGGAGAATAACACTGGACCTTCGACGCCGCAGACGCCGCAAATGCAATCAGCCAATACGCCCATTCAGCATAAAGACTTCCAGGAAAGGTTAAACGTCTTCAGGGgtgccgcagccgcagccagTTCGTCCGGTCCTCATATCACCGGAGCCGATTTGGAAGGATTAGCGGACATCTTGAAGACGGAAATAACTTCCTCTTTAACCAATCTGATCGACAGCATAGTGGCAAGGTTCGTGCAACAGAGGAGGTTTCTCGGTAAACAAACCGAGGCAGCGCAGGCTGCTGCCGAGCAGCTCAATAAAGACCTTCTTTTGGCGAGCCAAATGCTCGAAAGAAAATCGCCCAGGACGAAAGTGGTCGACAGAGGAGCTCCGCAACCACCCGGTGGCCCAAACGGGCCACGGGGGCCCCTCAACGGTGGGCCCCCTCCTCCACAACCCACGGGGTTTTCGCAAATCGGGTCCATAGGTGGTGTGCCCCATGGCCCACATGCTGGCCCCACGGAAAACAATCTTAATCAGATGAATCAGCTGCCCTCGCATGGACGACCGAGCGTTGGAATGTTTCAGACTCCAAAACCGCCGACGATATACGCCATGGCCTCCATGCAGGcacagcagcaacaacagcaccAACAACAGCATCAGCAGCAGCGTGAACAGCAGCAAAGAGAGCAGCAACAACGCGACCAATATTGTAACATGAGAGGcgacgaaagagaaaacagGGACTCGGAACAAAATGAGGCCCTGTCACTTGTCATGACGCCGAAGAAAAAACGTCATAAG GTGACGGATACAAGAATTACTCCCAGAACGGTGTCCAGAATCCTAGCGCAAGAGGGAAACGGATCTCAAGGAGGTAGTGATAGTCCCCCGCCTCCTCCACCACCGAGACCTTACCACGCGCCACCACCGATGCTGCCGGTATCCCTGCCAACCAGCGTAGCGATACCAAATCCAAGCCTCCACGAGAGTCAAGTGTTCTCGCCCTATTCGCCGTTTTTCAATCCTCATGCGAGTCATCCTGGTCAAGTACCACCTCCGGGGCCACATCATTTACCCGCGAGTCCTCCGGGTGGAGGTGTAGAACTCAGGGATTCCCCTCCACTGCCCCATCCGCCAGCTATGTTGCATCCAGCCTTGTTGGCGGCAGCTCAGCACGGCAGTCCGGACTACGGACACCTTAGGATGGACAGCAACGACCGAGCTAGCGACTGCAATTCCGGCGATATCAGCTACGATGGAATTCAGCCTACA TCGTCGACGCTGACGCCGATGCATCTGAGGAAGGCGAAGCTGATGTTCTTCTGGGTCAGGTACCCATCCTCGGCCGTCCTTAAGATGTACTTCCCCGACATCAAGTTTAACAAAAACAACACAGCGCAGCTGGTCAAGTGGTTCTCCAACTTCCG
- the LOC139102799 gene encoding homeobox protein prospero isoform X4 has translation MMSSEEETECFALYGATTESKQQQLLKKQKRTRQRVDAGEPRNSYSSIPNFSSRPSFLGGGLYGSIFSGSGPPSHQQQPSQQQSQQHHQSQSQQPQQQQLQQQAGATGSQSHLGTATTGPTTQQHSAHAAFGFFGAPGFGPAKMLNELLGRQVKQASDAGGSPPEGGHGMTGAGMDPASNLQPGAVVNCDDPATADLTQHMLRDMLLQGRKLSALGVQEQPNNNNSIHSNNNNNTTAELLKSQHQQSPTQHQQQNSDSARSGTVQSGGEESGDGNNVVNSANHSDRDTVMPGDAEDSAEDAASAARAMEEAFAEAGMEPGANLDGSDCEQSLPPSPTAPRSGSVSVKEEIQESLNIKRSPSHSPCPIVPKTETSSPTTEIKRARVENIVSTMRSSPALQPATVNGCKKRKLYQPQQQTVHHVLQHSVNDTMMDDEDESEEEEDPAAIRQKREEKDNLKIQLKMLHEQLAEMQQKYMELSSRMEPDTSESGDAPPSPQHQPQPPPRPPRPHPPPYNGLPALPPDHPHAAAAAMYHMGHKLYFEQQHAALERMKQHQEAAVRQQHQQQQQQQQQQQQQQQQQQQQQQQHQRQSSPPPPSQPQQQRENNTGPSTPQTPQMQSANTPIQHKDFQERLNVFRGAAAAASSSGPHITGADLEGLADILKTEITSSLTNLIDSIVARFVQQRRFLGKQTEAAQAAAEQLNKDLLLASQMLERKSPRTKVVDRGAPQPPGGPNGPRGPLNGGPPPPQPTGFSQIGSIGGVPHGPHAGPTENNLNQMNQLPSHGRPSVGMFQTPKPPTIYAMASMQAQQQQQHQQQHQQQREQQQREQQQRDQYCNMRGDERENRDSEQNEALSLVMTPKKKRHKVTDTRITPRTVSRILAQEGNGSQGGSDSPPPPPPPRPYHAPPPMLPVSLPTSVAIPNPSLHESQVFSPYSPFFNPHASHPGQVPPPGPHHLPASPPGGGVELRDSPPLPHPPAMLHPALLAAAQHGSPDYGHLRMDSNDRASDCNSGDISYDGIQPTSSTLTPMHLRKAKLMFFWVRYPSSAVLKMYFPDIKFNKNNTAQLVKWFSNFREFYYIQMEKYARQAVSEGVKNAEDLRVGGDSEIYRVLNLHYNRNNHIEVPSNFRYVVEQTLKEFFKAIQGGKDSEQSWKKSIYKVISRLDDPVPEYFKSPNFLEQLE, from the exons ATGATGTCATCGGAGGAGGAGACCGAGTGTTTCGCCCTCTACGGAGCAACCACGGAAAGCAAGCAACAGCAACTCTTGAAGAAGCAGAAGCGCACCAGACAGCGCGTGGACGCCGGCGAGCCGCGCAACAGCTACTCGAGTATACCGAACTTtagctcccggccatccttcCTTGGTGGTGGTCTATACGGCTCGATCTTCAGTGGCAGTGGACCACCGTCGCACCAACAACAGCCGTCACAGCAACAATCGCAACAACATCATCAGTCGCAATCGCAACAGCCGCAACAGCAACAGCTCCAACAACAGGCTGGAGCGACTGGCAGTCAAAGTCATCTAGGTACAGCTACGACGGGTCCGACAACCCAGCAGCATTCCGCCCACGCGGCCTTCGGCTTCTTCGGGGCTCCGGGCTTCGGCCCCGCCAAGATGCTGAACGAACTATTAGGAAGGCAGGTCAAACAGGCCAGTGACGCTGGCGGATCCCCGCCAGAGGGCGGCCACGGGATGACCGGTGCCGGCATGGATCCCGCCTCGAATTTGCAACCGGGCGCCGTGGTTAATTGTGATGATCCCGCCACGGCCGATCTCACGCAGCACATGTTACGCGACATGCTTCTGCAGGGCCGCAAACTCTCCGCTCTCGGCGTGCAGGAGCAGCCGAATAATAACAACAGTATACAcagtaataacaataataatactaCCGCGGAATTACTTAAATCACAGCATCAGCAAAGTCCTACCCAGCATCAACAGCAAAATAGTGATAGTGCGCGCAGTGGAACAGTGCAGAGTGGCGGAGAGGAGAGTGGTGATGGTAATAACGTTGTGAATAGCGCGAATCACAGTGATCGTGATACCGTGATGCCGGGCGATGCTGAGGACAGCGCGGAAGACGCCGCGTCCGCGGCACGCGCGATGGAGGAGGCCTTTGCCGAGGCCGGCATGGAACCGGGGGCGAACTTGGACGGATCGGATTGTGAGCAAAGCCTACCTCCTAGCCCAACGGCACCAAGATCGGGCTCGGTTTCCGTTAAAGAGGAAATTCAAGAGTCGCTGAATATCAAACGTAGCCCCAGTCATTCTCCTTGTCCGATCGTGCCAAAGACCGAAACGAGTTCTCCAACGACTGAGATTAAACGCGCCCGCGTGGAGAATATCGTTAGCACGATGCGCAGCAGCCCGGCGCTTCAGCCTGCAACGGTGAACGGTTGCAAAAAACGCAAGCTCTATCAACCTCAGCAACAGACGGTGCATCACGTTCTTCAGCATAGTGTCAACGATACTATGATGGACGACGAAGACGAGagcgaagaagaggaggatcCGGCGGCGATCAGGCAGAAACGGGAggagaaagataatttaaagatacaattaaaaatgttacacgAACAATTGGCGGAAATGCAACAGAAGTACATGGAGCTCTCCAGTAGAATGGAGCCGGATACAAGTGAGAGCGGCGACGCGCCACCCAGTCCTCAACATCAACCGCAACCACCGCCAAGACCGCCACGACCTCATCCACCGCCGTACAATGGTCTCCCGGCCCTCCCACCTGATCATCCTCACGCAGCGGCTGCCGCTATGTATCACATGGGGCATAAACTTTATTTTGAGCAACAACATGCTGCTCTGGAAAGAATGAAACAACATCAAGAAGCGGCAGTGCGGCAACAGCatcaacagcagcagcagcagcagcagcagcagcaacagcagcagcagcagcaacagcagcagcagcagcagcatcaACGACAAAGTTCGCCACCGCCACCGAGTCAACCTCAGCAACAGAGGGAGAATAACACTGGACCTTCGACGCCGCAGACGCCGCAAATGCAATCAGCCAATACGCCCATTCAGCATAAAGACTTCCAGGAAAGGTTAAACGTCTTCAGGGgtgccgcagccgcagccagTTCGTCCGGTCCTCATATCACCGGAGCCGATTTGGAAGGATTAGCGGACATCTTGAAGACGGAAATAACTTCCTCTTTAACCAATCTGATCGACAGCATAGTGGCAAGGTTCGTGCAACAGAGGAGGTTTCTCGGTAAACAAACCGAGGCAGCGCAGGCTGCTGCCGAGCAGCTCAATAAAGACCTTCTTTTGGCGAGCCAAATGCTCGAAAGAAAATCGCCCAGGACGAAAGTGGTCGACAGAGGAGCTCCGCAACCACCCGGTGGCCCAAACGGGCCACGGGGGCCCCTCAACGGTGGGCCCCCTCCTCCACAACCCACGGGGTTTTCGCAAATCGGGTCCATAGGTGGTGTGCCCCATGGCCCACATGCTGGCCCCACGGAAAACAATCTTAATCAGATGAATCAGCTGCCCTCGCATGGACGACCGAGCGTTGGAATGTTTCAGACTCCAAAACCGCCGACGATATACGCCATGGCCTCCATGCAGGcacagcagcaacaacagcaccAACAACAGCATCAGCAGCAGCGTGAACAGCAGCAAAGAGAGCAGCAACAACGCGACCAATATTGTAACATGAGAGGcgacgaaagagaaaacagGGACTCGGAACAAAATGAGGCCCTGTCACTTGTCATGACGCCGAAGAAAAAACGTCATAAG GTGACGGATACAAGAATTACTCCCAGAACGGTGTCCAGAATCCTAGCGCAAGAGGGAAACGGATCTCAAGGAGGTAGTGATAGTCCCCCGCCTCCTCCACCACCGAGACCTTACCACGCGCCACCACCGATGCTGCCGGTATCCCTGCCAACCAGCGTAGCGATACCAAATCCAAGCCTCCACGAGAGTCAAGTGTTCTCGCCCTATTCGCCGTTTTTCAATCCTCATGCGAGTCATCCTGGTCAAGTACCACCTCCGGGGCCACATCATTTACCCGCGAGTCCTCCGGGTGGAGGTGTAGAACTCAGGGATTCCCCTCCACTGCCCCATCCGCCAGCTATGTTGCATCCAGCCTTGTTGGCGGCAGCTCAGCACGGCAGTCCGGACTACGGACACCTTAGGATGGACAGCAACGACCGAGCTAGCGACTGCAATTCCGGCGATATCAGCTACGATGGAATTCAGCCTACA TCGTCGACGCTGACGCCGATGCATCTGAGGAAGGCGAAGCTGATGTTCTTCTGGGTCAGGTACCCATCCTCGGCCGTCCTTAAGATGTACTTCCCCGACATCAAGTTTAACAAAAACAACACAGCGCAGCTGGTCAAGTGGTTCTCCAACTTCCG
- the LOC139102799 gene encoding homeobox protein prospero isoform X1, producing the protein MMSSEEETECFALYGATTESKQQQLLKKQKRTRQRVDAGEPRNSYSSIPNFSSRPSFLGGGLYGSIFSGSGPPSHQQQPSQQQSQQHHQSQSQQPQQQQLQQQAGATGSQSHLGTATTGPTTQQHSAHAAFGFFGAPGFGPAKMLNELLGRQVKQASDAGGSPPEGGHGMTGAGMDPASNLQPGAVVNCDDPATADLTQHMLRDMLLQGRKLSALGVQEQPNNNNSIHSNNNNNTTAELLKSQHQQSPTQHQQQNSDSARSGTVQSGGEESGDGNNVVNSANHSDRDTVMPGDAEDSAEDAASAARAMEEAFAEAGMEPGANLDGSDCEQSLPPSPTAPRSGSVSVKEEIQESLNIKRSPSHSPCPIVPKTETSSPTTEIKRARVENIVSTMRSSPALQPATVNGCKKRKLYQPQQQTVHHVLQHSVNDTMMDDEDESEEEEDPAAIRQKREEKDNLKIQLKMLHEQLAEMQQKYMELSSRMEPDTSESGDAPPSPQHQPQPPPRPPRPHPPPYNGLPALPPDHPHAAAAAMYHMGHKLYFEQQHAALERMKQHQEAAVRQQHQQQQQQQQQQQQQQQQQQQQQQQHQRQSSPPPPSQPQQQRENNTGPSTPQTPQMQSANTPIQHKDFQERLNVFRGAAAAASSSGPHITGADLEGLADILKTEITSSLTNLIDSIVARFVQQRRFLGKQTEAAQAAAEQLNKDLLLASQMLERKSPRTKVVDRGAPQPPGGPNGPRGPLNGGPPPPQPTGFSQIGSIGGVPHGPHAGPTENNLNQMNQLPSHGRPSVGMFQTPKPPTIYAMASMQAQQQQQHQQQHQQQREQQQREQQQRDQYCNMRGDERENRDSEQNEALSLVMTPKKKRHKYALQVTDTRITPRTVSRILAQEGNGSQGGSDSPPPPPPPRPYHAPPPMLPVSLPTSVAIPNPSLHESQVFSPYSPFFNPHASHPGQVPPPGPHHLPASPPGGGVELRDSPPLPHPPAMLHPALLAAAQHGSPDYGHLRMDSNDRASDCNSGDISYDGIQPTSSTLTPMHLRKAKLMFFWVRYPSSAVLKMYFPDIKFNKNNTAQLVKWFSNFREFYYIQMEKYARQAVSEGVKNAEDLRVGGDSEIYRVLNLHYNRNNHIEVWGPQVPSNFRYVVEQTLKEFFKAIQGGKDSEQSWKKSIYKVISRLDDPVPEYFKSPNFLEQLE; encoded by the exons ATGATGTCATCGGAGGAGGAGACCGAGTGTTTCGCCCTCTACGGAGCAACCACGGAAAGCAAGCAACAGCAACTCTTGAAGAAGCAGAAGCGCACCAGACAGCGCGTGGACGCCGGCGAGCCGCGCAACAGCTACTCGAGTATACCGAACTTtagctcccggccatccttcCTTGGTGGTGGTCTATACGGCTCGATCTTCAGTGGCAGTGGACCACCGTCGCACCAACAACAGCCGTCACAGCAACAATCGCAACAACATCATCAGTCGCAATCGCAACAGCCGCAACAGCAACAGCTCCAACAACAGGCTGGAGCGACTGGCAGTCAAAGTCATCTAGGTACAGCTACGACGGGTCCGACAACCCAGCAGCATTCCGCCCACGCGGCCTTCGGCTTCTTCGGGGCTCCGGGCTTCGGCCCCGCCAAGATGCTGAACGAACTATTAGGAAGGCAGGTCAAACAGGCCAGTGACGCTGGCGGATCCCCGCCAGAGGGCGGCCACGGGATGACCGGTGCCGGCATGGATCCCGCCTCGAATTTGCAACCGGGCGCCGTGGTTAATTGTGATGATCCCGCCACGGCCGATCTCACGCAGCACATGTTACGCGACATGCTTCTGCAGGGCCGCAAACTCTCCGCTCTCGGCGTGCAGGAGCAGCCGAATAATAACAACAGTATACAcagtaataacaataataatactaCCGCGGAATTACTTAAATCACAGCATCAGCAAAGTCCTACCCAGCATCAACAGCAAAATAGTGATAGTGCGCGCAGTGGAACAGTGCAGAGTGGCGGAGAGGAGAGTGGTGATGGTAATAACGTTGTGAATAGCGCGAATCACAGTGATCGTGATACCGTGATGCCGGGCGATGCTGAGGACAGCGCGGAAGACGCCGCGTCCGCGGCACGCGCGATGGAGGAGGCCTTTGCCGAGGCCGGCATGGAACCGGGGGCGAACTTGGACGGATCGGATTGTGAGCAAAGCCTACCTCCTAGCCCAACGGCACCAAGATCGGGCTCGGTTTCCGTTAAAGAGGAAATTCAAGAGTCGCTGAATATCAAACGTAGCCCCAGTCATTCTCCTTGTCCGATCGTGCCAAAGACCGAAACGAGTTCTCCAACGACTGAGATTAAACGCGCCCGCGTGGAGAATATCGTTAGCACGATGCGCAGCAGCCCGGCGCTTCAGCCTGCAACGGTGAACGGTTGCAAAAAACGCAAGCTCTATCAACCTCAGCAACAGACGGTGCATCACGTTCTTCAGCATAGTGTCAACGATACTATGATGGACGACGAAGACGAGagcgaagaagaggaggatcCGGCGGCGATCAGGCAGAAACGGGAggagaaagataatttaaagatacaattaaaaatgttacacgAACAATTGGCGGAAATGCAACAGAAGTACATGGAGCTCTCCAGTAGAATGGAGCCGGATACAAGTGAGAGCGGCGACGCGCCACCCAGTCCTCAACATCAACCGCAACCACCGCCAAGACCGCCACGACCTCATCCACCGCCGTACAATGGTCTCCCGGCCCTCCCACCTGATCATCCTCACGCAGCGGCTGCCGCTATGTATCACATGGGGCATAAACTTTATTTTGAGCAACAACATGCTGCTCTGGAAAGAATGAAACAACATCAAGAAGCGGCAGTGCGGCAACAGCatcaacagcagcagcagcagcagcagcagcagcaacagcagcagcagcagcaacagcagcagcagcagcagcatcaACGACAAAGTTCGCCACCGCCACCGAGTCAACCTCAGCAACAGAGGGAGAATAACACTGGACCTTCGACGCCGCAGACGCCGCAAATGCAATCAGCCAATACGCCCATTCAGCATAAAGACTTCCAGGAAAGGTTAAACGTCTTCAGGGgtgccgcagccgcagccagTTCGTCCGGTCCTCATATCACCGGAGCCGATTTGGAAGGATTAGCGGACATCTTGAAGACGGAAATAACTTCCTCTTTAACCAATCTGATCGACAGCATAGTGGCAAGGTTCGTGCAACAGAGGAGGTTTCTCGGTAAACAAACCGAGGCAGCGCAGGCTGCTGCCGAGCAGCTCAATAAAGACCTTCTTTTGGCGAGCCAAATGCTCGAAAGAAAATCGCCCAGGACGAAAGTGGTCGACAGAGGAGCTCCGCAACCACCCGGTGGCCCAAACGGGCCACGGGGGCCCCTCAACGGTGGGCCCCCTCCTCCACAACCCACGGGGTTTTCGCAAATCGGGTCCATAGGTGGTGTGCCCCATGGCCCACATGCTGGCCCCACGGAAAACAATCTTAATCAGATGAATCAGCTGCCCTCGCATGGACGACCGAGCGTTGGAATGTTTCAGACTCCAAAACCGCCGACGATATACGCCATGGCCTCCATGCAGGcacagcagcaacaacagcaccAACAACAGCATCAGCAGCAGCGTGAACAGCAGCAAAGAGAGCAGCAACAACGCGACCAATATTGTAACATGAGAGGcgacgaaagagaaaacagGGACTCGGAACAAAATGAGGCCCTGTCACTTGTCATGACGCCGAAGAAAAAACGTCATAAG TACGCTTTACAGGTGACGGATACAAGAATTACTCCCAGAACGGTGTCCAGAATCCTAGCGCAAGAGGGAAACGGATCTCAAGGAGGTAGTGATAGTCCCCCGCCTCCTCCACCACCGAGACCTTACCACGCGCCACCACCGATGCTGCCGGTATCCCTGCCAACCAGCGTAGCGATACCAAATCCAAGCCTCCACGAGAGTCAAGTGTTCTCGCCCTATTCGCCGTTTTTCAATCCTCATGCGAGTCATCCTGGTCAAGTACCACCTCCGGGGCCACATCATTTACCCGCGAGTCCTCCGGGTGGAGGTGTAGAACTCAGGGATTCCCCTCCACTGCCCCATCCGCCAGCTATGTTGCATCCAGCCTTGTTGGCGGCAGCTCAGCACGGCAGTCCGGACTACGGACACCTTAGGATGGACAGCAACGACCGAGCTAGCGACTGCAATTCCGGCGATATCAGCTACGATGGAATTCAGCCTACA TCGTCGACGCTGACGCCGATGCATCTGAGGAAGGCGAAGCTGATGTTCTTCTGGGTCAGGTACCCATCCTCGGCCGTCCTTAAGATGTACTTCCCCGACATCAAGTTTAACAAAAACAACACAGCGCAGCTGGTCAAGTGGTTCTCCAACTTCCG